From Paraflavitalea devenefica, the proteins below share one genomic window:
- a CDS encoding DUF4200 domain-containing protein has product MDNNSNTKGGRKEDFGRLQQQIAKQRIALREQTKALQESNAKKTLLEQKLRKESTSTRDTGSIKKYTEELKKIKEGIGMIKGRITELERGLGDFIGEIILELDPRQQVELMDDDYPVFLLPVRVETRFMIVKHIARLERDRLPQRTVNFTVNKGRRIEKAISYPVKELYESYTVIPVVNDLHELWIRIFPDDIAIHTHEEELTEAEVTAGKTFWTNKWYAGKNESLELSAWRGLVSGRTPERAAWISNQTTPLNPGDAPAAPVDPANPLPIEPQFPVLPEKASSWSNMPHARVMPDRFVVRLYNGNTYREVVGKRLPDRLPVSLDPQDEGTDLDNTDGKLILPENLRWVQDFDEAEKIGMAIRVPLSLEEKNNGFDKLLVLGIKVSADKDEGQALVEELVDNHHYTPGGFSIVAQGTPTNNTEDSLSGYTSRNADDDELFKIEMANQFTPVADDLKKDDGQRLAEALGIRPEKVQHVRNAGLKDIREAMCMNNALWPTTLGYYLSQMMHPVFSDPEIANTKAHFHRFVLGRGRIPAIRVGDQPYGILPTTAFSKLTYTGNATNIVLLRNLFEDVLKKMEITWDKLAEEVKHADQPFSAATTDKAFLEILGLHPSSVEFYQRQVTGPYVIWNLYYYSLLINGLPAPSSISYATIYDFATLFNNMTYFYYVPPRVFNFIYAAQEKRLDGPVIDPFPFSETRTLNAIGSNGENYIDWLYKSDYDTIRREDFSNIGAPGAVPPKSLLYLMLRHSCLLEYVHSGINMLAGRGYVNADLWLDHELLNVGTARKLSMEARDFARARVEFKEGAALHKELQAQVDAAFTKRADSGLLSGFSFRDVEREKLSYYNELKTAAAPAYKKMVDELVDKELSSIVYTASKTGVLAEKYDFIGDATSFSKYIDAEIRKPGVIKELQEMADVRDALNCLKGLPTARLERLFSEHVDLASYRLDAWFFSLAAQRLEQLRTAANGKNGVYIGAYSWLENVQPGKFPGIVYREVEIEKDRFIIPGIYEVAIKDFEFPIDIVVGPVKTIFKPGIKALADSKAEAALKRAPQAKEATMSFLRGDMTVKAPLIGSGGVKMILDTVRENVIVDFPGLMDAPVVTYLGPAYIYLGTDAVGDITYDNVTNQFISNPRVDPGNQGYIHAPSINHASTAALLRAGYESHKINAGSNDNAFAVNLTSGRVRRAMSYLEGIRNGQELAALLGYQFERALHDLNLNLDKYIRDIRLKYPFVAARVTSSSGAVDINEAEAYNVVDGLKLMEAFRDNPLHWADGITFSPASDKTKIATEIEGLMDSMDAVHDLLLSESVHQAVQGNTARSSAAFNAIAGNAVPPEPQIIETPRGFHALTHRVGVLFDASPGGAAIWTAAGTARSLAEPKLNRWLGAQLPAKEKIVINISYTTVVTNGSLPTTTDLTMTAGELKIEPVDLVYLMDISLETDVESDLYELISYYIRQDVAAADNITIQIKNADRTGLDPDEITLTELKPLAASLLKIVQDGKILDAKDFILPTDTITEVAANPGAGLNTAGLLSRLQDAAGLTMSNGQRGLSGLYTDLQLAITDLAANIPPFPQTFDPLRYVRVRAALLHSTYFGIPKSVPETASTHELNDSQELLLRARQVLPVLKKRKEQADALLASVATQANEPAKLRVLLQAGEAIFGRSFRLFPDFTFYTPAAVTAAMSYSGYLDTAGVHAVDEWIQGLAPVRKRMHNLQQYLLFSSILTANEGDTPLRVIQFPLAPVDTNGDVQARWVGMKLPDGYVIPQDNLSLVFSYPPGFNVNALQAGMIIDEWVEEIPVADAQTGLAVHYNNPNSETPNACLLAVSPDLNGSWSWDDLMDTLYETLQWAKKRAVDPDLLNDTIYAQILPAIMAAMTGTSDTPTLDFGRNCVDNPKRGVLDIIRLEDYTHIQRLWAD; this is encoded by the coding sequence ATGGATAACAACAGTAATACAAAAGGCGGGCGTAAAGAAGATTTTGGCCGTTTGCAACAGCAGATCGCCAAACAACGGATTGCGCTGCGGGAACAAACCAAGGCCTTGCAGGAAAGCAATGCTAAGAAAACATTGCTGGAACAGAAGCTCCGGAAAGAAAGCACTTCCACCCGCGATACGGGTAGCATCAAAAAATATACAGAAGAGCTAAAAAAGATAAAGGAAGGCATAGGGATGATTAAAGGACGTATCACAGAACTGGAAAGAGGCCTGGGCGACTTTATTGGTGAGATCATCCTTGAGCTGGACCCCCGGCAGCAGGTAGAACTGATGGATGATGATTACCCTGTTTTCTTATTGCCGGTACGGGTGGAAACCCGTTTCATGATCGTAAAACATATTGCCCGGCTGGAAAGGGATCGGCTTCCGCAAAGGACTGTCAACTTCACAGTGAACAAAGGGAGAAGAATAGAAAAAGCCATTAGTTACCCGGTGAAGGAACTGTATGAGAGCTACACCGTTATCCCGGTGGTGAATGACCTGCATGAATTATGGATACGGATCTTCCCGGATGATATTGCCATTCATACGCATGAAGAAGAACTCACAGAAGCAGAAGTAACTGCCGGGAAAACATTCTGGACGAATAAGTGGTATGCCGGTAAGAACGAGTCACTGGAACTGAGCGCCTGGCGTGGACTGGTATCCGGCAGAACGCCGGAGCGGGCTGCGTGGATCAGCAACCAGACAACACCTTTGAATCCCGGCGATGCACCTGCAGCACCTGTTGACCCTGCCAATCCTTTACCCATAGAACCCCAGTTCCCGGTACTGCCGGAAAAAGCATCTTCCTGGTCCAATATGCCGCATGCAAGGGTAATGCCCGATCGTTTTGTGGTGCGCCTGTATAACGGAAATACTTACCGTGAAGTGGTGGGTAAACGCTTGCCCGACCGCCTGCCGGTAAGCCTTGACCCACAGGATGAAGGCACTGACCTCGATAATACAGATGGTAAATTGATATTGCCGGAGAACCTGCGCTGGGTGCAGGATTTTGATGAAGCGGAAAAGATCGGTATGGCGATCCGCGTGCCGCTGTCGCTGGAAGAAAAGAACAATGGTTTTGATAAGCTGCTGGTGTTGGGCATAAAGGTCTCTGCCGATAAAGACGAAGGGCAGGCCCTGGTGGAAGAACTGGTAGATAACCACCATTATACGCCCGGCGGTTTTTCCATTGTTGCGCAGGGCACGCCTACCAATAATACGGAAGACAGCCTATCGGGCTATACTTCGCGCAATGCAGATGATGATGAGCTGTTCAAAATAGAGATGGCCAATCAGTTTACCCCGGTAGCCGATGACCTGAAAAAAGACGATGGGCAGCGGTTGGCAGAAGCGCTGGGTATCCGGCCGGAGAAAGTGCAGCATGTCCGCAATGCCGGTTTGAAAGACATAAGGGAAGCCATGTGCATGAACAATGCGTTATGGCCCACCACGCTGGGGTACTATTTGTCGCAAATGATGCACCCTGTTTTTTCCGACCCGGAAATAGCCAATACCAAAGCGCATTTCCACCGGTTTGTATTGGGCCGTGGACGTATTCCTGCTATCAGGGTAGGTGATCAGCCTTATGGTATTTTGCCCACTACTGCTTTTTCCAAATTAACGTATACCGGCAATGCCACGAATATTGTATTGCTCCGTAACCTCTTTGAGGATGTGCTCAAAAAGATGGAAATAACCTGGGATAAACTGGCAGAAGAGGTGAAGCATGCTGATCAACCCTTTTCAGCGGCCACTACTGATAAAGCATTCCTGGAGATACTGGGCCTGCATCCTTCCAGTGTTGAATTCTATCAGCGCCAGGTAACCGGTCCCTATGTGATCTGGAACCTGTATTATTATAGCCTGTTAATAAATGGCCTTCCGGCGCCTTCTTCCATCAGTTATGCCACGATCTATGATTTTGCGACCCTGTTCAATAACATGACCTATTTTTATTACGTTCCACCGAGGGTGTTTAATTTCATCTATGCGGCCCAGGAAAAGCGCCTCGATGGTCCGGTGATTGATCCTTTCCCATTCTCTGAAACACGTACGTTAAATGCCATTGGCAGCAATGGTGAGAATTATATTGACTGGCTGTATAAGAGTGATTATGATACCATCAGGCGGGAAGATTTTTCCAATATCGGCGCGCCCGGCGCTGTTCCGCCGAAGAGCCTGTTGTATCTCATGTTGCGCCATTCCTGCCTGCTGGAATATGTGCACAGCGGTATCAATATGTTAGCGGGCAGGGGTTATGTTAACGCCGACCTGTGGCTGGACCATGAGTTACTGAATGTGGGAACGGCCCGGAAGCTCTCTATGGAAGCGCGGGACTTTGCGAGGGCACGTGTAGAGTTTAAAGAAGGCGCCGCCTTGCATAAGGAATTGCAGGCGCAGGTAGATGCTGCTTTTACCAAACGGGCAGACAGTGGCTTGTTGTCCGGGTTTAGCTTCCGGGATGTAGAACGGGAAAAACTCAGTTATTATAATGAGCTGAAAACGGCTGCTGCTCCTGCTTATAAAAAGATGGTGGATGAACTGGTAGATAAAGAATTGAGTAGTATTGTATATACGGCCTCCAAGACAGGCGTGCTGGCCGAGAAGTATGACTTCATCGGCGATGCTACCAGTTTTTCAAAGTATATAGATGCAGAGATCAGGAAACCTGGTGTGATCAAAGAGCTGCAGGAAATGGCCGATGTCAGGGATGCCCTGAACTGCCTGAAAGGACTGCCTACAGCCAGGTTGGAACGGCTTTTCAGTGAGCATGTAGACCTGGCTTCGTACCGGTTGGATGCCTGGTTCTTTAGTCTGGCGGCCCAGCGATTAGAACAATTGCGCACGGCTGCCAATGGCAAGAACGGTGTGTATATTGGCGCTTACTCCTGGCTGGAGAATGTACAACCCGGCAAGTTCCCGGGTATCGTGTACCGGGAAGTAGAGATCGAGAAGGACCGTTTTATCATTCCGGGCATTTATGAAGTAGCGATCAAAGATTTTGAATTCCCGATTGATATAGTGGTTGGCCCGGTCAAAACCATTTTTAAACCGGGCATTAAAGCGCTTGCTGATAGCAAAGCTGAAGCTGCTTTAAAACGTGCGCCGCAGGCAAAGGAAGCTACCATGTCATTCCTGAGAGGCGATATGACTGTTAAAGCACCGCTCATCGGATCGGGTGGCGTTAAAATGATCCTTGATACGGTGAGAGAAAATGTGATCGTTGATTTTCCTGGATTGATGGATGCGCCTGTAGTCACTTACCTGGGGCCTGCTTATATCTACCTCGGAACAGATGCAGTGGGTGATATTACGTATGACAATGTTACCAATCAATTCATCAGCAACCCGCGGGTAGATCCGGGCAACCAGGGATATATCCATGCACCTTCTATTAATCATGCTTCTACGGCCGCCTTGTTGCGTGCCGGGTATGAATCGCACAAGATCAATGCAGGCTCCAATGACAACGCTTTTGCTGTGAACCTCACTTCCGGCCGTGTACGTCGTGCCATGTCTTATCTTGAAGGCATACGCAACGGGCAGGAACTGGCGGCGCTGCTGGGTTACCAGTTTGAACGGGCGCTGCATGACCTGAATCTCAACCTTGACAAATACATCCGTGATATCCGGCTAAAATACCCGTTTGTAGCTGCCCGTGTTACTTCCTCTTCAGGTGCTGTGGATATTAATGAGGCGGAAGCCTATAATGTGGTAGACGGACTGAAGCTGATGGAAGCTTTCAGGGATAATCCGCTGCACTGGGCCGATGGCATTACGTTTTCACCGGCATCGGATAAAACGAAGATCGCTACCGAAATTGAAGGCCTGATGGACAGCATGGATGCTGTGCATGACCTGTTGTTATCAGAAAGCGTGCATCAGGCTGTACAAGGCAATACGGCCCGCAGCAGCGCTGCCTTTAATGCCATTGCCGGTAATGCTGTACCTCCGGAGCCACAGATCATTGAAACGCCGCGTGGCTTCCATGCCCTTACACACAGGGTAGGCGTATTGTTTGATGCTTCACCGGGAGGCGCTGCTATATGGACCGCAGCCGGTACTGCACGCTCACTGGCAGAACCAAAGTTGAACCGGTGGTTGGGTGCACAATTGCCTGCCAAAGAGAAGATCGTTATTAATATCAGCTATACAACAGTCGTCACGAATGGCAGTTTGCCTACTACCACTGACCTCACCATGACTGCCGGTGAATTGAAGATAGAGCCTGTAGACCTGGTGTACCTGATGGATATTTCATTGGAAACAGATGTAGAATCGGACCTGTATGAACTGATCAGTTATTATATCCGGCAGGATGTAGCTGCCGCAGATAATATTACGATACAGATTAAAAATGCCGACCGAACGGGCCTGGACCCTGATGAGATCACGCTGACCGAATTAAAACCATTGGCGGCCTCCCTGTTGAAGATTGTGCAGGATGGTAAGATACTGGATGCAAAGGATTTCATCTTGCCTACAGATACGATCACGGAAGTAGCTGCCAATCCAGGCGCGGGATTGAATACCGCAGGCTTGTTAAGCAGGCTGCAGGATGCTGCGGGCTTAACCATGTCCAACGGACAACGGGGCCTGTCAGGTTTGTATACCGATCTCCAACTGGCCATTACCGATCTGGCCGCCAATATTCCGCCTTTCCCGCAAACGTTCGACCCTCTCCGGTATGTACGTGTGCGGGCAGCTCTGTTACACAGTACTTATTTTGGCATTCCGAAAAGTGTACCGGAAACCGCTTCTACGCATGAGTTGAATGACAGCCAGGAATTGTTGCTGAGAGCCAGGCAGGTATTGCCGGTATTGAAAAAACGGAAAGAGCAGGCCGATGCGTTGCTGGCCTCCGTGGCCACACAGGCCAATGAGCCGGCAAAGCTAAGGGTGTTGTTACAGGCCGGTGAAGCTATCTTCGGCCGCTCGTTCAGGCTCTTTCCCGATTTTACTTTTTATACGCCTGCGGCTGTTACTGCTGCCATGTCTTATTCAGGTTACCTCGATACAGCCGGTGTGCATGCTGTTGATGAATGGATACAGGGCCTGGCCCCGGTACGTAAAAGAATGCATAACCTGCAGCAATATCTGCTGTTCTCCTCCATACTGACAGCGAACGAAGGTGATACACCGCTTAGGGTTATTCAATTCCCGCTGGCCCCCGTGGATACGAATGGTGATGTACAGGCAAGGTGGGTAGGTATGAAATTGCCGGATGGTTATGTTATCCCGCAGGACAACCTGTCGCTGGTGTTTTCTTATCCACCGGGATTTAATGTCAATGCCCTGCAGGCCGGCATGATCATAGATGAATGGGTAGAAGAGATACCGGTGGCGGATGCGCAAACAGGTCTTGCTGTGCACTATAACAATCCTAATTCAGAAACGCCCAATGCCTGCCTGCTGGCCGTATCGCCGGACCTCAACGGTTCCTGGTCATGGGACGACCTGATGGATACGTTGTATGAAACACTGCAATGGGCCAAGAAACGGGCAGTAGATCCTGATCTGCTTAACGATACAATCTATGCACAGATATTGCCAGCCATCATGGCTGCCATGACGGGAACAAGTGATACGCCCACCCTTGATTTTGGCAGGAACTGTGTGGATAATCCGAAGCGGGGTGTGCTGGATATTATCAGGCTGGAAGATTACACGCATATACAAAGGCTATGGGCAGATTAA